CCGTACCTGCCGTATCTCGTCTGCGGCGGGGATGTGGATAGGGCTGTGGAGATGTTTAGAGAAGATCTCATACGCAACATAACCAAAACGTTGCCGCCCCCCACCATCAGCTCGCTACCCCCCGCGGCGGCTCTTATCTACCGCGATAGATACGCACTAGCCCTCATTAAGACCTCGGGAGACTCGCCGGAGGTGCCTCCCCAGCTGGGCGTGCCAGTCTCTACATCCTTGTTATTGAAGAGCTTTACCAGCGTGGTGACCGAGGACGTGTCTAAGATAGATAGATCCACCGCGGCGGCTCTCTTCACGGTGTTGCTCATGGTAATGGGGACATTTCTGACGCCCGTAATCATCGTGGCTACAGTGGGCTTGACATACCTAGCAACGCTCGGCTTCATATATCAAATACATGAAATACAGAAGACGTACTACCTAACTGTCTACATGGCAGCGCCTGTGATCTTCGCCATCGGAGTCGACTACATGCTACTCATGGCAAGTAGATACGCAGAGGAGCGCGCCGAGGGCAAAGACAAGTCAGAGGCCCTGGCCGTCGTTAGGAGATACGCAAACAGAGCCATCGCGGCCAGCGCCGCCGTGGTGGCCACCTCGCTGGGCTCCTTCGCCATATCCCGCCTCCCCTTTATGCAGTCCATAGGCATCGGCTACCTCATAACTACCGCCTTCGTGGTGCTTACGGTATTCCTCGTCTTCCCCGCCATACTCGCCGCACTTGGCGACTTCATATTCTGGCCTAAGAAGACGGTGGCCCTCCACAAGGGGCGATCCAGGCTAATGGAGATGGCCGTGACCACAGCGCTGAGGAGACCTCTTCTAGTCGCGGCGATCTCCGCCTTGGCTACGCTGGCCTCCTTCGCATACCTGGTAACCACCCTCAAGGTGACGACCAACCCCGTGGTGGCGATGCCAGAGACTCAGTACAAGCAAGCTCTCGAAATTGCTGTGAGATATTTCCCCAATGTCACAGCCCTCTCCACCACCTACCTAGCGATGAAGAGCCCCCCGCCGCCGGGGCTACTAGACGCCGTGGCCCACCTACCACATTTCGTAAACTACACAGTAGAACAGAGCGGCGGCTGGTACGTGGTATCAATTAAACTCTCGGTGGAAGACACATCCGACGAACTCCTCAAAATCTACCATGAACTCGACAAGCTACGCCAGGTATACGGCCCCTTCCTAATAGGCGGCGCCGCCGCGTGGAAAAATGTAATATTCAGCGAGATATATGTAAAGTTCTGGAATTTACAGATATATGTAATCATAGGCGCAGTCTTCGTTATACTCTCCCTCCTATTGAGGAGCTTTTTAATACCGCTGAGGCTCATAGCCACAGTGCTCATGTCCATATCCTGGAGCCTAGCCGCCGAGGTATTCCTATTCCAGGAGGTGCTCGGCGAGCCCACCTACTGGCTCGTTCCTGTCGTCCTGTTCTCCTTCCTCATGGCCGTGGGCACCGACTACGACATCTTTATCATTACGCGTATTAGAGAGGAGCTTGAAGGCGGGCTCGACGAGAGGGAGGCGGTGAGGCGCGCCATAGTCACCACAGGCCCTGTAATCACCGGAGCCGCCATGATCTTGGCAGTGGCCTTCTCCACCCTAGCACTCTCCCAGATTTTAGTACTTAGGGAGGTAGGCTTCACCATTGCCCTAGCCGCGCTCATAGACGCCTTCTTAATTAGGCCTCTCGTAGTCCCCGCGCTGATTGTGCTAGCCGGGAAGTACAACTGGTGGTGGATCACCGGCTACAACATCAAGCCGCCCGC
The sequence above is drawn from the Pyrobaculum ferrireducens genome and encodes:
- a CDS encoding MMPL family transporter; its protein translation is MRRLVAAAAVALALYIYLAFMSAQVFNVLVYDESQLMPRDIEPKLVESIVKNMSSHGGAKLVPVVISGPGLEDKARSLAALFPNTTSAWSILDEALRLYNERVAEVVNNATSRFREGALEISNATAKICGDLTRLVEGYREAREKARLLILGTYGAAALGKAVDNKTQQFLEHFRRYVEKYDVDAAIRLAADEVYGNVSRYLANVTWRKWASQAALDSVTEALLSTRLNRSAVELARVVDAVGVRQYVYLQLLNTTPPVVRPYLPYLVCGGDVDRAVEMFREDLIRNITKTLPPPTISSLPPAAALIYRDRYALALIKTSGDSPEVPPQLGVPVSTSLLLKSFTSVVTEDVSKIDRSTAAALFTVLLMVMGTFLTPVIIVATVGLTYLATLGFIYQIHEIQKTYYLTVYMAAPVIFAIGVDYMLLMASRYAEERAEGKDKSEALAVVRRYANRAIAASAAVVATSLGSFAISRLPFMQSIGIGYLITTAFVVLTVFLVFPAILAALGDFIFWPKKTVALHKGRSRLMEMAVTTALRRPLLVAAISALATLASFAYLVTTLKVTTNPVVAMPETQYKQALEIAVRYFPNVTALSTTYLAMKSPPPPGLLDAVAHLPHFVNYTVEQSGGWYVVSIKLSVEDTSDELLKIYHELDKLRQVYGPFLIGGAAAWKNVIFSEIYVKFWNLQIYVIIGAVFVILSLLLRSFLIPLRLIATVLMSISWSLAAEVFLFQEVLGEPTYWLVPVVLFSFLMAVGTDYDIFIITRIREELEGGLDEREAVRRAIVTTGPVITGAAMILAVAFSTLALSQILVLREVGFTIALAALIDAFLIRPLVVPALIVLAGKYNWWWITGYNIKPPAQTKTAPL